The nucleotide sequence CGGCCACGCTCGCGCGGCGAGCGACTGCTGGCCGGGATCGCCACGGTGCTCTGCTCGGCCACGGTCGTCGTGCTCCTGGGGCTGATCGGGGATGCGGCCGCCGGATGGAACAGCGAGGCCGCCCCCTCACCGGGGCCGGTGGCGACGGCTCCGGCCGGCGGCTGAGAGGTGCTGCGGCGCCGGGTGTCGACGTGTCCGCCGGGGCTCGGGGGTCCTTGCGCGCCGGGCAGAGGTCGCTGCGCGTGACAGGAGTCTCGCCGCCCGGCGCGCCGGGATGGCGTGTCCCCGAACCGGGCCACCGTCCGTCGCGGCCCTCCCGGGGCGCCCGGTGGGCCCCCGGTGTGCGCCACACGCGCTGATCAGGGCTGATGCGCATGTTCATGATCGGTGCACTCCGAAGGCCCTGCGAGAGCGGTGTGCGACCCTCGTTCCCGATCGGGCGAAGCTCGGCGCCGTACCGGACCCGGGGATGGCGCACCCCAATATGTAGGGGTTACATTGGTGTCGTTCTCCCACTGGTTGGGGGAGCTGGCACCGCGGTTCGCCGCGGTGCGAGGCGGAGAGTTCCCGCCGGGTCACGGGAGAAGGGGAGTGCCGACGTGCGTTGCCCGTTCTGCCGCCACCCGGATTCCCGGGTGATCGACTCCCGGACCGCCGACGACGGGACCTGCACCCGCCGCCGCCGGTCCTGCACCGCCTGCGGGCGCCGGTTCACCACGGTCGAGGAGACCGTGCTCGCCGTCGTCAAGCGCAGCGGGGTGAGCGAACCCTTCAGCCGGCAGAAGGTGGTCAGCGGGGTTCGACGGGCGTGTCAGGGCCGGCCGGTCGACGAGGACGACCTGCAGCAGCTCGCCCACCGGGTCGAGGAGACTGTGCGCGCCCGTGGGGCTGCCGAGATTCCCAGCCACGAGGTGGGGCTGGCGATCCTCGGGCCGCTGCGCGAGCTCGACGAGGTCGCGTACCTGCGGTTCGCGAGCGTCTACCGATCCTTCTCCTCGATCGAGGACTTCGAGAAGGAGATCGCCGACCTCCGTTCGGCGGCTGCCGGGGAAGCAGCCGACGACGGAGCCGGCAACCGGGACGGCTGATGCCGATCGGACGGCACCGGAGCGGGCGCGCAGGGGGCGCAGCCGCCGGTGCCGGACCGGATCGGACCGGCCGGACCGGGTACGGGGGCGGTGTCCCAGCACCGTCTCGGGTGCCCGCGCACCCCAGCGCGCGGGAGAGGACAGTCGGATGCGGAGGCAGTTCATGACCGACACGGTCGGGGGCCCGGCGACAGACACCGGGAGCAGCACGGCTCAGAACACGGCGCACAACACGGCACAGGACGGCGAGGCGCCGGGCAAGGCGCGCGGCCGCGCGAAGGCCGGCGCCCGGCGGCGCTCCGGCCTCGCCGTGCAGCGGGTCTTCACGACCGAGGGTGTGCACCCGTACGAGCAGGTCGAGTGGGAGCGCCGGGACGTCGTCATGACGAACTGGCGCGACGGCACGATCAACTTCGAGCAGCGCGGCGTCGAGTTCCCGCGCGCCTGGTCGGTGAACGCCACCAACATCGTCACCAGCAAGTACTTCCGTGGTGCGGTGGGCAGCGAGACCCGCGAGTCGAGCCTGCGCCAGCTCATCGACCGGGTCGTCGGCACCTACCGGCGGGCCGGGGTCGAGCACGGCTACTTCGCCACCGAGGCCGACGCCGAGATCTTCGATCACGAGCTGACCTGGATGCTGCTGCACCAGGTGTTCAGCTTCAACTCACCGGTCTGGTTCAACGTGGGCACCGCGAGCCCGCAGCAGGTCAGCGCCTGCTTCATCCTCTCGGTCGACGACACGATGGAGTCGATCCTGAACTGGTACCGGGAGGAGGGCCTGATCTTCAAGGGCGGCTCCGGTGCCGGCCTGAACCTCTCCCGCATCCGCTCGTCGAAGGAGCTGCTGTCCTCCGGCGGCACCGCCTCCGGCCCGGTCTCCTTCATGCGTGGCGCGGACGCCTCCGCGGGCACCATCAAGTCGGGCGGCGCGACCCGCCGGGCCGCGAAGATGGTCGTCCTCGACGTCGACCACCCCGACATCGAGGAGTTCGTCGAGACCAAGGCCAAGGAGGAGGCCAAGGTCCGGGTGCTGCGCGACGCCGGGTTCGACATGGACCTGGGCGGTTCCGACATCACGTCGGTGCAGTACCAGAACGCGAACAACTCGGTCCGGGTGACCGACGAGTTCATGCGCGCCGTCGAGGAGGGCACCGACTTCGGCCTCCGCGCCCGGATGACCGGCGAGATCATCGACCGGACCGACGCCCGGAAGCTCTTCCGCGGCATCGCCGAGGCGGCCTGGAACTGCGCCGACCCCGGCATCCAGTACGACGGCACGATCAACGACTGGCACACCACGCCCGAGTCGGGCCGGATCAGCGCGTCCAACCCGTGCTCGGAGTACATGCACCTGGACAACTCCAGCTGCAATCTCGCGTCGCTGAACCTGCTGAAGTTCCTCGACGCCGACGACCGGTTCGACGCCGAGACCTTCGCGAAGGCCGTCGAGCTGATCATCACCGCGATGGACATCTCGATCTGCTTCGCGGACTTCCCGACCGACCCGATCGCCGACACCACGCGGCGCTTCCGCCAGCTGGGCATCGGCTACGCGAACCTGGGCGCGCTGCTGATGGCGACCGGGCACGCCTACGACTCCGAGGGCGGTCGCGCGCTGGCCGGGGCGATCACCTCGCTGATGACCGGCGCCGCCTACAAGCGCTCCGCCGAGCTCGCCGGGGTCGTCGGCCCGTACGAGGGCTACGCCCGCAACGCCCAGGCCCACCAGCGGGTCGTCCGTAAGCACGCCGCGGCGAACGACGGGATCCGCAGCTTCCCGGCGTCCAACCCGGTGCAGCAGCTCGCGTCCCAGACCTGGAAGCAGTGCCAGGAGATCGGCGAGGCGAACGGCTGGCGCAACGCGCAGGCGTCCGTGCTGGCCCCGACCGGCACGATCGGCCTGATGATGGACTGCGACACGACCGGCATCGAGCCGGACCTGGCGCTGGTCAAGTTCAAGAAGCTGGTCGGCGGCGGCTCGATGCAGATCGTCAACCAGTCCGTGCGCCGGGCACTGGACAACCTCGGTTACCAGGCCGAGCAGGCCGAGGCCATCGTCGAGTACGTCGCCGAGCACGGCCACGTGATCGACGCCCCGGGGATGAAGCCCGAGCACTACGAGGTGTTCGACTGCGCGATGGGTGATCGGACCATCGCCCCGATGGGGCACGTCCGGATGATGGCCGCCGCGCAGCCGTTCCTGTCCGGCGCGATCTCCAAGACGGTGAACATGCCCGAGCGGGCCACCGTGGAGGACGTCGAGCGGATCTACCTCGAGGGGTGGCGGCTCGGCCTCAAGGCCCTGGCGATCTACCGCGACAACTGCAAGGTCGGCCAGCCGCTGTCCGCGGGCAAGGGCGGCGACAAGAAGGCCTCCGGTGACACCGCCGAGGTCGAGAAGGTGACGGTCGTCGAGCAGCGGCCGATCCGCAAGCGGCTGCCGAAGAAGCGGCCCAGCGAGACCGTGTCGTTCACCGTCGGCGGCGCCGAGGGCTACCTGACCGCGGGCTCCTACCCGGACGACGGCCTCGGCGAGATCTTCGTGAAGCTCGGCAAGCAGGGCTCCACCCTGGCCGGCGTGATGGACGCGTTCTCCATGTCGATCTCGGTCGGCCTGCAGTACGGGATCCCGCTGGAGTTCTACGTCTCGAAGTTCTCGAACCTGCGCTTCGAGCCCGCCGGCATGACCGACGACCCGGACGTCCGGATCGCCACCTCGGTGCTCGACTACCTGTTCCGCAGGCTCGCGCTGGACCACCTGCCCTACGAGAAGCGGGTCCAGCTGGGCATCTTCTCCTCGGACGAGCGGTCGGCCCAGGTCGAGAGCGAGTACGGCTCGAACGGGGAGAAGCTCGACCTCGACGAGTTTCGCTCCTCGGTGCCGACCACCGTCGAGAAGAAGGACCCGGCCGTCGAGCCGGCCCCGGCCGAGGTCGGCAGCTCCACCGAGCTGCTCGAGCTGCGGCTGGGCAAGGCCGCCGACGCCCCGCTGTGCATGACCTGCGGGACGAAGATGCGGCCCGCCGGATCCTGCTACCTCTGCGAGGGCTGCGGCTCCACCAGCGGCTGCAGCTGACGCTCCACCCTCGGGGCGGTACCGGACTCCGGTGCCGCCCCGAGGCGCGTTCCGGGCCGGTGTGCCGGGCCGCAGCCACCGGGCCCGTCCGGGTGGGCCGGGCGGCCGGGCCGCGACCGGCCCGCTCACGAGCGAGAAGAGGGTAGCCGTGCACGACCGGACCGCGGAGATCGCCGACCGGCTCCGGACCGACCCGAGGATCGTCGCCCTGGTGCTCGGCGCCCCCTGGCGCCGGGCCGCCGGTGACGGTGCTGGTGCTGGCGCCGATGCCGGTGGTGCCGGTGACGGTGACACTAACGGCGCCGGCGCCGGTGCAGGGGCTGATGACATTGACGGCGCCGGTGCCGGCCCCCGCACCGGGCCGCAGACGACCGCGGCGAGCGGGGACCGGGCGGACGGCCGCGGCCGGATGTACGTGGGCGTGCCGTCCCCGGCCGAGCTGACCGAGCTCGATCTGCCGGTGGACGGTTTGCGGCACTTCGGGTTGAGCCCCGCCGATCTGCGGGCCGGTGGCTGGACCGACACGGATCTGCGTTCCGCGGGACTGACACCGCCCGGCGCCGAGCCGGAGCCCGTCGAGTGGTTCCTGGCGGGGGAGCCCGCGCAGCTGATGCTCGCGATCGTGCCGCCGGGACCGCCGCTGCTCGCCCGGCCCGAGCCGGGATCGGGGGCCGGTGGGTTCGATCCGGCCGACGTCCAGGAGATCCCGGGGATCGACGGCTGCACCGACCCGGAGAGCGACGGGATGCTGCTGGTGCGCGAGATCCGGGACGGGCTGGTCCGCCGGGCCCGCCGCCGTCTCGTGCACTGCGTCGTCTGCCTGCGCCAGGTGCACCGCACCGATCCGGCGACCGGGGTCTGCCCGGGCTGCGCAGCGCAGTGGCTCGGCGTGCTCCCCTGAACCCGGTCCTCAGGTCGCCGAGACCGGTCCCGGGCGGGTCCCCGACGGGGCGGGCCCCGGGCAGCGCAGCAGCTGCCGCCACTGCTCGGGACTCCAGCGCGCGGGCTCGGTCGAGGAGAGGAACTCCTCCAGCAGCCCGACGAAACGGGCCGGATCGGAGTGGAACGGGAAGTGCCCGGTGTCGCCGAAGATCTCCAATCGGCTGCCCGGCATCGCCCGGTGCGCGGTGTAGGCGTGCTCGACGGGCACCACCGCGTCGCGCTCACCCCACACGAGCATCGTCGGCATCCCGCGGGTGAGGTAGCAGCGGTCGAGCATGGTCACGACCTGACCGCGCCAGTCGACGACCGCGCGCAGGGTCCGGATGAACGCTGCCCGGGCGGTGGCGTCGGGCAGCGCGTCGATCACCCGGAGCAGGTCGTCGGCGTCCCGCCCGAGATCGGTTCCGAGCAACCGGAGTGCGTCGATCATCAGGCCGGCCTGCCAGCGCACCGGCGGCAGCTGCAGCGCGGCGAGCAGCGCCTGCGCGCCGGGCATGCTCACCGCGCGCAGCAGCGGTGTGACGTCCGGACCCGCCCCGCCGGTGCCGACGAGCACGAGGCGTTCGGTCCGCTCCGGGAACTGGTAGGCGAACTGCATGGCCACGCCGCCGCCGAGCGAGTGCCCGACCAGGGTGGCCCGCCCGATGCCCAGCACACCGAGCAGGTCGCGGATTCCGTTGGCGTAGGCGGCCACCGAGTAGTCGGCCCGCGGTTTCTCCGAGTTGCCGTGCCCGAGCAGGTCGGGCGCGATCACCAGATGTCTGCGGGCGAGCGCGGGGAGCACGGCCTCCCAGGTCGCGGAGCTGTCACCGATGCCGTGCACCAGGACGACCGCGGGGCCGGACCCGGCGACCCGGAACGCCCGCCGGTAGCCGTGCACGGTCCGGAACCGCAGCTCCGAGCCCCGGGGCGGCACGACACCCAGCCGGTCGTCGACCCGGATCCGCCGGGAGGTGTGGACCGCCATCCGGCGACGGTAGTGCCGTCGCATTACCCCGGTGTTGCAGCGGCGGATCGTGCGTGGGGGAGCACCCCACCGGGCGACCGGCCCGGGGCGGCACGGCCTAGGGTCGGGTGGTGACCGATCGCTACCAGGTGGTCCCGGCGTCCTACGTGCTCCTGCTGCGCGGCGCGGGTGAGCGCACCGAGGTGCTGCTGCAACTGCGGGCGAACACCGGCTACATGGACGACCACTGGGCGGCCGCCGCGGCCGGTCACGTCGAGCTGGGCGAGGACCCGCTGGGTGCCGCGGTCCGCGAGGCCCGCGAGGAGCTCGGCGTCACGATCGACCCGGCCGACCTGGTCCCGCTCACCGCGGTGCACCGCACACACGGCAACGGCAGGCCGGTCGACGAGCGGGTCGACTTCTTCTTCACCTGCCGCCGCTGGGCCGGTGAGCCGCACGCGGCGGAGACCGGGAAGACGGCCGGGCTGGAGTGGTTCGGGCTGGCTGCGCTGCCTGCAGCGACGGTCCCGCACGAGCGGGCGGTGCTCGACGCGCTGCGCGAGGGCGGCCCGGCCGCGATCCGCAGCCACGGTTTCGCCTAGAGCCCGTCCGGCTCGACCAGCTGGATCTCGATCGTGACCTCGGGCTGCTCGCCGTCGTCCGGGTCGATCGCCCAGTGCAGGACCCAGTCGACCTCGTAGTCGTCGCGCGGCATGCCCGGCGGCGCGAAGTTGATCCACTCACCGGTGCGTGGGACCACCCGGAACCACCGGAGGTGATCGGGCTGCCGCCCGATCCGCACGCGGACGGGAACCGGGCCCTGCGACGCTGTGCTCACGCCCGACGATGATGCCCGAGCGCGACGGCGCCCGCCTCAGGCCGCGGTGGCGCCGAGGAACCACCGGTCCACCGAGAACGGCTCGTCGCCGCAGGCCGCGACCGCGGCCGCCCAGGCGTCGACGTCGGCCCGGCTCAGCCCGCACCGGCCGGGGGCCGCGGCGGCGACCATCTCGCGCAGGGTTGCCCCGTAGCCGTGCGACGCCGGTCCGCGCATCGGCGCCCGCTCGGACCACTCGTCGGTGAACCCGGCGGCGCGCAGCATCGGCCCCAGCTCGTGCGGCAGCCGTGGCCGCGGCACGGTGCTGCACCAGGCGTCCCGGATCCGGTGGTGCCGGTCCTGCCCGGGGCCCGGCCAGTGCAGCGACGTCCAGTCGGTGTCGAGCACCAGCAGCCGCCCGCCGGGACGCAGCACCCGGCGCAGCTCGGCCGGTGCCGGCCCGGGATCGGGCAGGAACTCCAGCACCTGCAGGCAGGCGACGGCGTCGAACGGTCCGTCCGGCAGCGAACCCGGCCCGTGCAGCGCTCGCTGTTCGACGACGGCACGGGTGTGGCAGCGGCGCCGGGCCAGGGTCACCATCACCGGGTCCGGGTCGATCCCGTGCACGCCCGGTCCGACCACGTCGGCCAGCTCGGAGAGGAGCTGCCCGGGGCCGCTCCCGACCACGAGCACCCGCTCGCCCGGCCGCGCGGCCAGCAGGGCGAGCGTCCGCTCGCGCTCGACGGCGGCCTCGGCCGTGTCGTAGGTGCCGGCCACCCGCCGAGCGCTCGCGGCGTCGGTCGGCAGCATCGGGCCCGCCTCAGCTCCCCGTGTAGCGGGCCGACTCGATCAACGACTCGACCGAGCCCGGGGGCACCCGGAACGAACGGCCGAACCGCACCGCCGGCAGCTCACCGGAGTGCACCAGCCGGTACACCGTCATCCGCGACACCCGCATCCGCTCGGCCACCTCGGCCACGGTGAGGAACGGCGCGTCCTGCCCGGATCGTTGCTCCGGGATCCCTGCCCCCATCGTTGCGCCCCTCCTCGGGCCGGGCCCCCAACGGGCCCCGACCATCGTGATCACCGAACGCAGGGACGGTAGCGCGGATCTCGGCCCCCTCCGGGTGTGAACGTGTCCCACCCTCGGGTGTACTCGGTGAGCGTTATCGTCGCAGCGTCACCAGATGTGCACGTATGGTGATATTTCTCGTGCGAGACGGGATCACGTCGAAGGGAGCACCACATGTCCGGTCCGACCGAGCTCGATCTGGCACCCGGCTGGTTCGCCGACTCCGACGCGCCCGTCGTGCGCGCGTACGCCGAGCGGATCACGGCCGGATGCGACGGACCCGTCGGCCGTGCGGTGGCGTTGTTCGACGCCGTCCGCGACGGCATCTGGTACGACCCGTTCGGAGTGGTCACCGATCCCGACGACTACCGGGCGAGCCGGGTCGCCGAGCGTCCGGCGGCCTGGTGCGTGCCGAAGGCGGTGCTGCTCACCGCCGCCGCCCGCGCGGCCGGGATCCCGGCCCGGATCGGGTTCGCCGACGTCCGCAACCACCTCAACACGCCACGACTGCGCGACCGGATGGGCGGCGCCGACCTGTTCGCCTGGCACGGCTACAGCGCACTCTGGCTGGACGGCCGGTGGGTCAAGGCGACGCCCGCGTTCAACGCCGAGTTGTGCGCCCGCTTCGGCGTGGAGCCGATCGCGTTCGACGGCACCGCGGACGCACTGATGCACGAGTTCGACGGCTCCGGTGCGCGCTACATGAGCTACGAGCACGACCGCGGCACCTTCCACGATCTCCCGCTGGTCGACATCCTCGCCACCTTCCGGGAGCTCTACGGCGAGTCGATGTTCGCGACACCGTCGACCGGCCGGGACGCCTTCACCCGCTGATCCCGATGGCCCGCTGATCCCGATGGCCCGCTGATCCCGATAGCACTGCACACGATCTATCGTGCTGGGGTGAGCCTCCCGACCGTGACCGACGACGACCCGAGTGGCGACTGGACGGAGACGGGGGTGTTCCGCAGCGCCCCCGGCGTCTACCGGATCCCGCTGCCACTGCCGAACGACGGCCTGCGGGCGGTCAACGTCTACGCGGTGGCCGACGCGGACGGCTGGACCCTGGTCGACTCCGGATGGGCCATCGACGAGGCCAGGGACCTGCTGGCGAAGTCCCTCGCGGCGCTCGGCTCCGGGCTCGGTGACGTCCGCCGGTTCCTCATCACGCACGCACACCGCGACCACTACACGCTGGCCTCGGTGCTGCGCCGTGAGTACGGCGCCCGGGTGCTGCTCGGCGCGGGGGAGCAGCCGAACATGGCGGTTGTCGCCGACACTGACCGCGAGCCCGACCGGACCCGGCTGCTGCGTTGCGGTGCGGTGGAGCTGGTCGAGGAGATCGGCCGCGGCGGCCCGTGGCCCCGGCCCGTCCCCGAGGAGTGGCAGCCGCCGGACGAGTGGATCGCCGACCGGGCCGTGATCACGCTCGGGGAGCAGGCGGACACCCGGCTGCTGACCGCGATCGAGACCCCGGGCCACACCCGTGGCCATCTCGTCTTCGCCGACGAGGCGCACGAGCTGCTGTTCGCCGGTGACCACGTGCTGCCCCGGATCACCCCGTCGATCGGGCTGCAGCCGGCTCCGGTGGCCAGTCCGCTCGGTCAGTTCCTGGACTCGCTGCGGCTGGTCCGGTCCCGGCCGGATGCCGCGCTGCTGCCCGCGCACGGACCGGTGGGCGGCCGGGTGCACGCCCGCGTCGAGGAGCTGCTGGCGCACCACGATGTCCGGCTCGCGCAGTGCCGGGACGCGGTCGTGGCGGGAAACCCGACCGCGCAGGACGTGGCCCGGGTGCTGCGCTGGACCCGCCGCGAGCACCGGTTCGACGACATGGATCTGTTCAACCGGATGCTGGCGGTGCTCGAGACCGTGGCGCACCTCGACGTGCTCGCCGATCTCGGCGAGCTGGTGCGCACCGAGGCGCCCGACCCGCAGACCGGTGCGACGCTCGCCACCTACACCGCCTGATCCGCGCGGCGGTCCGCGACACGCCGGTGATCGTTCACCCGGAGGACGTGTCGGGGTGGCCGCCGGAGCCGGAATGCGGCACAGTGGCAGCACCTGAGTCCCCATCAGTACCGGAGGTCACCTCAACCCCACACGCAGCACACGACACCAGCGCACGCATGCACGCGCCGCACACCGCACCGTCTCGAGGACGTAGGGGAAGACGATCCTCGTCGACGACAGCGGAGGTTGGCAGTGAGCACACGCGGAGTGGTGTTCGTCCACTCGTCGCCGACTGCGGTCTGTCCGCACGTCGAGTGGGCGCTTTCGGGCGTTCTCGGAACGCGGGTCTCCCTCGAGTGGTCCGCGCAGCCGGTCGCGTCCGGGCAGATGCGGGCGGAATGCTCGTGGAGCGGTCCTGCCGGAAGCGGGTCCGCGCTCGCGAGCGCGTTGCGGGCCTGGTCGATGTTGCGGTTCGAGGTGACGGAGGAGCCCAGCCCGGGGATGGACGGCGAGCGGTTCATGCACGTGCCGGGGCTCGGGATGTGGCACGGCCGCACCAGCGCGAACGGTGACGTCGTGCTGCCCGAGGACCAGCTGCGGGCGGTGATGGCGGAGAACGGTGGCACCGGGCTGTCCCGGCGGCTGGACCAGCTGCTCGGTACCGCATGGGACGACGAGCTCGAGTCCTTCCGCTTCGCCGGCGACGGCGCCGCGGTGACCTGGCTGAACCACCGGGTCGGCTGACCGCATCCGGGCCCGGCACACTGTTCGACGTGTGCAGGAGCCAGGGATGAGTGTCCGGGCCGCGGCCGTGGCCGCCGGGCTGGTGGTGGCGCTGGTCGCGGTCGGCGGCACGGCGTGGACGGCGGCCGGTGCCGCCCCGCGCGGTACCGCGCCGGCCGCGGCGGCGCCGCGCCTTCCGGACGACGGCGCCGGGGATCAGACGGTGACGATCAGCGCCGGCGCGGCGAGCCATCCGGCGGCGCGGCTGGTGCTCGAACAGGTCCAGCTCTACTTCAACGCGGTCAACAGCCGCGACTACGAGACGTGGACGCGTGTCGTCAGCCCGGAGCGGGCCGAGCAGCAGCCGCGGGAGAACTGGCTCGACGGCATCGGGTCCACCGTCGACGGCACCATCCGGGTGGACCGGATCGATCCGGCGCCGGGTGGCGGGGTGGTGGCGCTGGTGCGCTTCGTCAGCGTCCAGGACCCGTCCGACGGCCCGCCGGGGCTGCAGGTCGGCCGGATCTGCTGGCAGGCCGCCTACCCGATGGCGGGGTCTCCGCCGAGGATGCTGGTCGGTGACGCGGGCGGGGTGCTCGGCGCGCCCTGCTGATCCGCCGATCCCGCCCGGGCGCAACAACGC is from Pseudonocardia autotrophica and encodes:
- a CDS encoding DUF3145 domain-containing protein is translated as MSTRGVVFVHSSPTAVCPHVEWALSGVLGTRVSLEWSAQPVASGQMRAECSWSGPAGSGSALASALRAWSMLRFEVTEEPSPGMDGERFMHVPGLGMWHGRTSANGDVVLPEDQLRAVMAENGGTGLSRRLDQLLGTAWDDELESFRFAGDGAAVTWLNHRVG
- the nrdR gene encoding transcriptional regulator NrdR, yielding MRCPFCRHPDSRVIDSRTADDGTCTRRRRSCTACGRRFTTVEETVLAVVKRSGVSEPFSRQKVVSGVRRACQGRPVDEDDLQQLAHRVEETVRARGAAEIPSHEVGLAILGPLRELDEVAYLRFASVYRSFSSIEDFEKEIADLRSAAAGEAADDGAGNRDG
- a CDS encoding transglutaminase-like domain-containing protein — protein: MSGPTELDLAPGWFADSDAPVVRAYAERITAGCDGPVGRAVALFDAVRDGIWYDPFGVVTDPDDYRASRVAERPAAWCVPKAVLLTAAARAAGIPARIGFADVRNHLNTPRLRDRMGGADLFAWHGYSALWLDGRWVKATPAFNAELCARFGVEPIAFDGTADALMHEFDGSGARYMSYEHDRGTFHDLPLVDILATFRELYGESMFATPSTGRDAFTR
- a CDS encoding vitamin B12-dependent ribonucleotide reductase; its protein translation is MTDTVGGPATDTGSSTAQNTAHNTAQDGEAPGKARGRAKAGARRRSGLAVQRVFTTEGVHPYEQVEWERRDVVMTNWRDGTINFEQRGVEFPRAWSVNATNIVTSKYFRGAVGSETRESSLRQLIDRVVGTYRRAGVEHGYFATEADAEIFDHELTWMLLHQVFSFNSPVWFNVGTASPQQVSACFILSVDDTMESILNWYREEGLIFKGGSGAGLNLSRIRSSKELLSSGGTASGPVSFMRGADASAGTIKSGGATRRAAKMVVLDVDHPDIEEFVETKAKEEAKVRVLRDAGFDMDLGGSDITSVQYQNANNSVRVTDEFMRAVEEGTDFGLRARMTGEIIDRTDARKLFRGIAEAAWNCADPGIQYDGTINDWHTTPESGRISASNPCSEYMHLDNSSCNLASLNLLKFLDADDRFDAETFAKAVELIITAMDISICFADFPTDPIADTTRRFRQLGIGYANLGALLMATGHAYDSEGGRALAGAITSLMTGAAYKRSAELAGVVGPYEGYARNAQAHQRVVRKHAAANDGIRSFPASNPVQQLASQTWKQCQEIGEANGWRNAQASVLAPTGTIGLMMDCDTTGIEPDLALVKFKKLVGGGSMQIVNQSVRRALDNLGYQAEQAEAIVEYVAEHGHVIDAPGMKPEHYEVFDCAMGDRTIAPMGHVRMMAAAQPFLSGAISKTVNMPERATVEDVERIYLEGWRLGLKALAIYRDNCKVGQPLSAGKGGDKKASGDTAEVEKVTVVEQRPIRKRLPKKRPSETVSFTVGGAEGYLTAGSYPDDGLGEIFVKLGKQGSTLAGVMDAFSMSISVGLQYGIPLEFYVSKFSNLRFEPAGMTDDPDVRIATSVLDYLFRRLALDHLPYEKRVQLGIFSSDERSAQVESEYGSNGEKLDLDEFRSSVPTTVEKKDPAVEPAPAEVGSSTELLELRLGKAADAPLCMTCGTKMRPAGSCYLCEGCGSTSGCS
- a CDS encoding alpha/beta fold hydrolase, which produces MAVHTSRRIRVDDRLGVVPPRGSELRFRTVHGYRRAFRVAGSGPAVVLVHGIGDSSATWEAVLPALARRHLVIAPDLLGHGNSEKPRADYSVAAYANGIRDLLGVLGIGRATLVGHSLGGGVAMQFAYQFPERTERLVLVGTGGAGPDVTPLLRAVSMPGAQALLAALQLPPVRWQAGLMIDALRLLGTDLGRDADDLLRVIDALPDATARAAFIRTLRAVVDWRGQVVTMLDRCYLTRGMPTMLVWGERDAVVPVEHAYTAHRAMPGSRLEIFGDTGHFPFHSDPARFVGLLEEFLSSTEPARWSPEQWRQLLRCPGPAPSGTRPGPVSAT
- a CDS encoding methyltransferase domain-containing protein — protein: MLPTDAASARRVAGTYDTAEAAVERERTLALLAARPGERVLVVGSGPGQLLSELADVVGPGVHGIDPDPVMVTLARRRCHTRAVVEQRALHGPGSLPDGPFDAVACLQVLEFLPDPGPAPAELRRVLRPGGRLLVLDTDWTSLHWPGPGQDRHHRIRDAWCSTVPRPRLPHELGPMLRAAGFTDEWSERAPMRGPASHGYGATLREMVAAAAPGRCGLSRADVDAWAAAVAACGDEPFSVDRWFLGATAA
- a CDS encoding MBL fold metallo-hydrolase, with amino-acid sequence MSLPTVTDDDPSGDWTETGVFRSAPGVYRIPLPLPNDGLRAVNVYAVADADGWTLVDSGWAIDEARDLLAKSLAALGSGLGDVRRFLITHAHRDHYTLASVLRREYGARVLLGAGEQPNMAVVADTDREPDRTRLLRCGAVELVEEIGRGGPWPRPVPEEWQPPDEWIADRAVITLGEQADTRLLTAIETPGHTRGHLVFADEAHELLFAGDHVLPRITPSIGLQPAPVASPLGQFLDSLRLVRSRPDAALLPAHGPVGGRVHARVEELLAHHDVRLAQCRDAVVAGNPTAQDVARVLRWTRREHRFDDMDLFNRMLAVLETVAHLDVLADLGELVRTEAPDPQTGATLATYTA
- a CDS encoding helix-turn-helix domain-containing protein gives rise to the protein MGAGIPEQRSGQDAPFLTVAEVAERMRVSRMTVYRLVHSGELPAVRFGRSFRVPPGSVESLIESARYTGS
- a CDS encoding NUDIX hydrolase, which gives rise to MTDRYQVVPASYVLLLRGAGERTEVLLQLRANTGYMDDHWAAAAAGHVELGEDPLGAAVREAREELGVTIDPADLVPLTAVHRTHGNGRPVDERVDFFFTCRRWAGEPHAAETGKTAGLEWFGLAALPAATVPHERAVLDALREGGPAAIRSHGFA